GTAATGTAACTTTTGTAACTAAAAAAACAACCCAAAAAAATGAAAAGTTACTTACAGGCTGTAGGGTTGTAACTTTTGTAACCGAAAAATGAAGTTTTATTCAGCATATAAAAATTTGTTACAATTTCTGTCCTTTCGTAAACGAGACCACTAAATTACCTTTGATAAAAATTAATGATAAACAAAAATAAATGGGATCACGTACCGAAATAGCAAAAACTAATTGACAAAAAATAGATTGATTTTAACAAGCTTGTTCACACAAATGAAATACTTTAAAATATTGAAAATATAAAGAAAACAATAACAGTAAAATATTTTAACTCAATGAAAGAAGAGCGCCTGAAACTTTATATTGATAATCCATACACTGGTAAAAAATATTACCTATATTTTTATGACTTACAACCGGAAATTATTAATACAAAACTTAGACAGTTAAAAAATTCCCATATAAAAATAATTACTGCTTGTTATGAGATATTGGACAAAAAAACGGGCAGTATTATTGAATCATACAAACTAACAGTAAAGTTATTAAATAAAATTATAAATTTAAATTACAACGAAAGATGGAAACCTATAAAATGTTAATCCTTTCAGCATCTCCAAACAGTTATAGTATAAAACGACTAGTTGAAGAAGCTAAGAAAAAAAAACATGAAGTTGATGTGTACTCACCAACTGATTTTTTTGCTTACATAAGCCCCATAAAATCGGGACATGACCGAATGTATTTAAAAAGCCCAGAGAATGAAATAAAGCGTGTACTTATAAAAGATTATGATGTTATCATTCCCAGATTTGCAGGGGGTGCATTTGAATACGGTTGTTCAATGATCGAACACTTTAATGAAAATATGGGAATACCTACAACCAGTAAAGCGTCTGGTTTGCGAATTGCATCTAATAAACTGGCGACTCATCAACGGTTAAGTAATTGTAAGGTAAGAACTCTAAAAAGCATTTATGCAAATCAACCTAATGATTTTAAATTTATCATTGAACTTTTGGATGGGTTACCAGTAGTTGTTAAAACATTAACTGGTAGTCAGGGTGCTGGAGTTTTTATATTAAATGATGAACTTTCTGCTAGTACAACACTAGGCGCTTTATCAAAACTCAAAATAAACTTAATACTTCAAAAGTATATCAATTCAGGGGATCCTAAAACTGATTTACGCATATATGTAGTTGATAAAAAAATTGCAGGTGCATACAAAAGATTCGCCTTAGATAGTGATTTTCGCAGTAATTACAGCATAAGCAAAACTGGTGAACAGGTTGAATTAACAAGCGAAGAAAAGCAAATGGCTATTGATGCGGCCGATGCAGTTGGTTTGCCTGGTGTATGTGCTGTTGATATAATAAGAGATTTTGATAATGACAATAAACCTTACATAGTAGAATGCAATGGAAACGGAAACCTTCACGGAATTGAGAAAGTAACAAATAAAAATATTGCAAAAGAGATTATTGAATATGCTGAAAGAATAGCAGAAAAGAAACCTGATAACTCTAGTACAGAAAAAAATTCGGTTAATATTAATAATGAAAGAATTTCTGATGAAGAATATTGTAGAACTCATACTATGGCAGAAAATGTTCAATATTTAAGAACTACAAGAAAAATTAATAATGGATTTTAGATATACACATAGATATTTATAATTTATCAATCCTTTTATTTATTAAGGTTGTCATTATCTGGCAACCTTTTTTATTTTTTAATATCTGCATATATGGTAATTTTTAAAAAATGTCCGGACAAACCACATACAGGGCGGTGCTGGGTTAAAAGACACAAAAATGGGAATTTTTTCAGAAAATAAATTAAACTTTCCTTTAAAATCAACTATTCTAAGTTTTTTACGTGGGAATTACTACTGGAATTTTGTCTGTACATGATATTTTATCTTTTTTAATAATAAAAAGTTAATTAAATTTAAAATAATTATTTTTGTAAAACAAAATTTCCCCAGGTATGACAGATGTTATTTCTGCATGAATAAAAAACCTGCAGTATTGCGGGTTTTTTATTTTTATATATCATTCCATTTTATCATTTCGCTTTGCTTAACCTTATCAGATACCTTTGAATAAATTTGTGTTGATTTTAAACTTGTATGTCCGAGCAATTCTTTTATTATCTCAATTTTAAAACCCAGCTCAATACAAATAGTAGCAAAAGTATGTCTTGCCCAGTGGAATGATACAGGCTTGTTTATTCCTGCAATTTTAGCAATAGTTTTTAAATATAAGTTTGTAGGTTGATCTACTAAAACTCTGAAAATTTTTTGTTCGGCAAAACCGCTGCCAATAAAACCAAATGCTTTATCATTTATGGGTATGCTTACAAAGTCTGATGTTTTCTTCATGCGAATTTTAATAATGTTTTCCTGTATGTCTTTAAATTTTAAATTTCTCACATCAGAATATCTGAGGCCGGTATAACAAGCAAAGAGAAAATATGTAAGTACGTTTTGATATTTCCGTTCCAATGAGTTTTTATTATATAATTCATGTAGTTTATTAACTTCATGAATAGTTAAGGCCTTTTGCTTTTTATCGGTATGTTTAGGTTTCTTCCAGTGGTATTGCCTGAAGGGATATTTTTCAATTTCAGCAACACCTTTCTCAATAGCTTTATTATATACTGATCGTACAAACCGGAATGATTTATCAATAGTAGAATTATCATTATGTAGTTTATCTATCATATAATTTTCATACGCTGCTAGAAAATTAATATTAATATCTTCAAACATGAGTGTAGCGCTAAACTTTTTTAATTTTGATATTTGAGTATTGTATGTCTGAAGCGTACCCGTTGCAAGTTTATTTTTTAAGTTACTTGCAATTTCATTTTCTATAAAGTCATAAAATGAATTGCTGTTTATCCTGGTATAATCGAAAAGTCTTTCAAACTCTGTAACTGATAAGAATTTTCTTTTAATGAAATAATCTGCAATGATAGTTTTTGCAGCAAGTTCAATGCTTTCCAGTTGTATATTTATATTATAAGAATCAGGGCAGCTATTAAAAACTCTTTGTTTTTTTTCATTCCACATAGCCGGATCATTGATATCAATATAACAAGATTTATAAATCTTGCTGATTCGGCTTACAGTGAAATAATAATAGATTGTAAACGTACCATTTCTTTTACTTCTATTGGTACGTAAGGAAAAACGAAATATTGGTTTCTTCATTTGTCTTTGTTTTTTTGGTCGAACGTTGGTCGAACAAAAAAGTCAAAAACATTGAATTTACAGGTCAAAACTTTGAACGCCAAAACTTCAAAGTGTTTGAGAATGTAACATATAGAAATTTTCATTCTATATGTTACACGCTCCCTGAGGTCTCTTCCGGATTCGAACCGGAGTATACGGTTTTGCAGACCGGCGCCTAGCCACTCGGCCAAGAGACCTTTTTGTTTTTGCAGTGGCAAAGATAATAAAAATATTTTTATGACAAATTGATGATGTATAACCATTGTAAAAAATGATTAAAGGTTTAGGGTTAGGGCGGCTGGTTTAGGTTATGGTAAAAGGTTAAAAGAAAAATTTTCAAAAAACAAAAGACTAATAACTTAACCAGTAGCCATCAACCAAAAACAGATGACTATGTCAATGATTGAATCTATTAATCCAAATCCAATAAAATTTCATTTTGCTTTTCGCTGTAAAGTATATTGAACTTTTTTAACCTTGCCGCCAAGCGGAGGATTTAGTTTTGCTACTGTTACTTCAGCGCTATCCATTTCAGGGAAATTTTTAAACAAGGCATCAATGATTCTTCTTGTTACATGCTCAATAAGTTTTGAATTTATTTCCATTTCTGCCTTAATAATATTATATACTTTCTGATAATCCACGGTTTTGGAAATATCATCAGAAATTTCGGCAGCATCAGAGTTGGAAGAAAATTTTACCTTCACAATGAATTTATTTCCTGTTTTCTGTTCTTCTTCATGGCAACCATGATAAGCAAAAAACTGCATTCCGTTCAAAGTAATTGATCCCATAAATCTTATTTTTTCAGTATACAAAAATAAAGATATTCACTGAACTTTTTCAGATATGATGAAATCATCTTACTTTTGTAGCTTATCTTATATTTTTTATGGAAACAAAATCGGAAAAATCGCTCAACTTTATTCATGAGATTATTGAAGAGGATTTAAAAAACGGGAAGAACGAAAGTCGCGTACACACACGTTTTCCGCCCGAACCTAATGGTTATCTTCACATCGGTCATGCAAAATCAATATGTCTGAATTTCGAGACAGCAATAAAATATAATGGCTTATGTAATCTTCGTTTTGATGATACCAATCCTGTAAAAGAAGATACAGAATATGTTGATTCAATCAAGGAAGATATCCACTGGCTTGGATTTAGCTGGGGCGACCGGGAATATTATGCTTCGGATTATTTTGAACAATTGTATGAATATGCTGTACTTTTAATTAAAAAAGGAAAAGCATATGTTGACGATTCAAGTGCTGAAGAAATAAGCAAATGTCGTGGTACAATTACAAAACCCGGGGTAGAAAGTCCATACAGGAATCGTACTATTGAAGAAAATCTTGAATTGTTTACTAAAATGCGTACCGGCGAATTTCCCGATGGCTCTAAGGTTTTACGTGCAAAGATTGATATGGCTCATACCAACATGATGATGCGTGACCCCTTGCTATATCGTATCATTCACACCGACCATCATCGTACAGGAGATAAATGGTGCATTTACCCGATGTACGATTTTGCCCACGGACAGTGCGATTCTATTGAGCGCATTACGCATTCCATTTGTACTTTAGAGTTTGAGATACATCGCCCGCTTTACGATTGGTTTATTAAAGAGATTGGAATATTTGCTCCTCAGCAAATTGAATTTGCACGACTGAATTTGAATTACACGGTAATGAGCAAACGCAAATTATTGGAACTGGTACAAAACGGATTGGTGAAAGGTTGGGACGACCCGCGTATGCCCACTATTTGCGGTATGCGTCGTAAAGGATATACTCCGGAAGCTATTCGTAATTTTGCTGAAACCATTGGTGTGGCTCGTCGCGATAATGTTATTGATATTGCATTGCTTGAGCATTGCCTGCGCGAAGACCTTAATAAAAGAGCTGTTCGAAGAATGGCAGTAATAAATCCGGTGAAGTTAATTGTAGATAATTACCCTGAAGATTTAACAGAAAGTTTGGAAGGGCTTAACAATCCTGAGAAACCTGAAGAAGGAAACAGGAAAATACCTTTCTCAAAAGAATTATATATCGAGCGTGATGACTTTATGGAAGTTCCGCAGAATAAGTTTTTCCGTATGTTCCCGGGGAATGAAGTCCGCCTGAAATATGCCTACATCGTAAAATGCACACATGTTGTGAAAGACGAAACTGGTGAGATAAAAGAAATTCATTGCACTTATGATTCGGAAACATTAAGTGGAAGATCGCAAAGCAATCGTAAAGTAAAAGCTGCAATTCACTGGGTTTCGGCTAAACATGCAGTAGAGGCAGAAGCACGTTTGTACGACAGGCTGTTCAATAAAGAAAACCCGGATGAAGTGGAAGAAAGTCACGACTGGAAAGAAAACCTGAACCCCGATTCATTGAAAGTTGTAAAATGTTTTGCTGAACCCAATTTTGAAAACGCTGAAAAACTTGCCAAATACCAGTTTGAGCGTATCGGGTATTTTTGTGTGGATTATGATTCAATAAAAGAAAAACTTGTTTTCAATCGTACGGCATCATTAAAAGATAGCTGGACAAAAACAGCGAAAGCATAAAAAAGATAATAATGCGGCGGCCTTTAGGCCGCCGCATATAATAAGAAAAACAATTTTCAGTTGCCACGACCTTTAGGTCGTGGATTAAAAAATAAAATATGATGGGCTTTTAGCCCAAATTCAAAATGAATTTATTTTCATTATGAAAAATTTGTCGGTTGTAATAATAACTTTTAATGAAGAACGTAACATTGCCCGTTGCCTTAATTCTGTAAAGGAAATAGCCGACGATATTGTTATTGTTGATTCGGGAAGCACCGACAAAACAGAAGAAATTTGCAAAACATTCAATGTAAATTTTATTAAACAATCCTGGCTAGGATATTCCGAACAAAAGAATTTTGCAAACCAGCAAGCCCTCTATGACTGGATATTTTCGCTCGATGCTGACGAAGAACTTTCATCTGAATTAATTCAATCAATAAAAGAAGCGAAACAGCAAGACAAAGAAATTTATTATAAAATAAATCGCTTAACGAATTATTGCGGAAAGTGGATAAAGTACGGTGGTTGGTATCCCGATATCAAACTCAGGATTTTCAACCGAACCAATTCGAAATGGATTGGTACTATTCATGAAACATTGATCAATGAAAAAAATATTCCGGAAGTTTTATTAAAAGGGAATTGTAATCACTACACATACTACAATAAAGAAGAACACATTGCACAGGCCCGTAAATTCTCCGATTTAGCTGCTCAGGATCTATTTGGAAAAGGAAAAAAAGTTTTTCCTCTAAATTTTATTTTCAGTCCTATAATAAAATTCATCCGCAATTATTTTTTACTTGCCGGATTTTTAGATGGCGCATATGGTTTCCGTATTGCCTGTATTTCGGCAAAAGCGGCATATTGGAAATATGCGAAACTAAAACAATTATCATGTTATAAAAGATAATATTCTTGTAAAAAGAATTTTTATCTCTCAAATTCAATACATTTTTCTCCCTGGTGTGATGTTTTATTGGTAACTAAAATTTTATAGTTTTCATCATAAATTTTCCAATCATCAGGTTTTGTATTTATAAGATACTTTTCAAATGTTGAGTCAGGTAAAGCTATAGGAATCCATTGCCCATTTTCCAGGTAAGAGAATTCAATGTCGTCAACATATAATTCTCCTTTGCCGATGAACATACATCCAAAACAAATTGCAGCAGCATCTTTATCAATTGTACCCGTAATTTCGCAATATTTCCAGTCTTTTGATTTAATAGGACGATTATCCATGTTATCAAAAAATCCCACAGAATTGTCAGTTTTATCAACTCTTGCCCAAAGCTGACCTTGACCATTTGTTGTTTTCTCTCCAATTTTTATATATGCTGAAAATTTAAATTGTTTTTCGGCATATTGTTTAGCATCTATTTTAAACATTAAATTTCCGAAATCGGCAATAGCATTTTTATTTTTATTTATATCATAGTTAGGTATCGCTCTATGGGTTTCCCGAATAAATATTATTCCATCATAAATAGTAGCAAGTGGATTTTTTATATAATATTTTTCAGCATCTTTTACAGAGAATAATGCGCCAATACAAATAGATGGAATGCTATCATAAATGAATTTTTTCATATCTTGATTTTTTTCAGCATCAGCAAAATCGAAAATAAATATTTTATTTTTAGATTTTGAAAAAGTGAAACCTGTCGAATTTTGTTGAAGTGTGTAATTAAATTCTACTAATCCTTTACCTTCTTCAATTGCCTGGAATGAACCAGTGTAAAAATCAAAACCTAATGCATAATAATTATCTTTAAAATATTTTTTTAAATAATCGCCCATCATAATTCCATTATCAGCACCAAGATCATTTTCGGCAATATGCCCGTTGTGAGCCCATAATACAAACTTGCTCGAATTGCCTTCAAGATTTAAAAGCCACTTTACATTTTCGCTCATACAACTATCTCTTAGTTCACTAATAACGGTATCATTCGGGGCCGACATCATTTTGAAAAATTGTGAAACGACAACTAAATTTTGTCGTTCAATATTATATTCTCGAGGTGATGAGGTAGCAATATAACTTTCTTTTTTTTCATTAATATGAGATAAAATATTCTCAATTTTATTAAAATATTCTTTTGCTTCTTTTTGCTCTGGGTACTGTAATGATTGTATTTTGATCACATCTGGATTAATATTATTTGCATAAGTTGAATCAACCTCATGCAAATATTTATAAAATTCAGAAATGGCTACTGTTGGTACTTGCATATCAAAACCATAAAAACGAACTTTATCTTTATCTTCCTTGTCTTTATTATAATTACGCATCCATTGAATCATTGCCATTACTTCTTTGGTGTTCCATGTCCAGAAATATAATCCATCGAGTGCTTTTTGGGGGTCGCCTTTTCCGTACATTACATAATCATTTACAGCATAGGCTTCAGTAAGATTTGCTTCAATTGCAAAATAAAGGAACCCCATTTCTTTAACAAGAAATTCAAGCATGCGATGCTTCATTTGAAAAATTTCTTTTGTACCATGAGTGGCTTCACCAAGAGCCACAATACGTTTATCCTTCAGAATATTTTTTAATGGCATTAAATCATTGAATCCACTCTCTGCTTTTACGGTTTTAACTTTAATGGAATTCTCATCAATCCATTTTATTACATTTTCATTTTGACTTGTAACAATCAAAGGAGAAGAAAATAATAATGTGAACAAAAAAAATAATTTGTATAACAAGTTTTTTAGTTTAGAGTTTTTCATAAAAATAAAATTTATAGCTGCATATAAGAAATCTCATGGATACTGTTATGATATAAATTAATGAGAGGTTTTCTTTTTCATTCCTATGTCGAAACATTCTGAATGCTCAGTGTTTCTAAGAAAAATAATTGCATCATATTTACCTGTGATTTTTGTATAATTGAATTGTTTTTGATTTACTGTTGCCCAAAGCTGGCGAAACAACATTTCATTACCTAACCAATTTGACGAAGAATCACAAATATTTTTTTTCCGGATATCAATGATATAATCCGGATATTTACATTGTTTAAAATAATCTTCAAAGGAACCTTTGGGTGATGATTGTAAATTATTAATGGATAAAACGGAATCGTTATATGCGGTGAAAGAACCGCTATCAGTAGCAAAACCAATAGAAGCATATTTATTTCCATAATCCCTGAATAATAATTTGCCGGTTGAAAGCCAATCGTTTTCTTTACCTACAAATGAATTGTTTGCCCATATAATAACTTTTGAATCGGGATTTTGTTTCATTATCCAATTAATATTATCTGTCCGGAATAGATAATAATAATTGTATGAACTTAATGATTGAGTAATATTTTGCTTTAGAATCACAATCATTTGTTTTAGCCATTCGTACTGTGTAAGTGATATTGTTTTTAAATAGTTTGCCTTATTTTTATCAAAGTGAGCTGATATTTGCTGAAGCGAAGGTTCTATCTTCTTTAATGATTTTAATGATAATTTTCCGTCGATATATGAATTTTGTATAATATGTAAATGAATTTTTTCTTTCAAAAGGGCATATTGTTTTTCACTTTTCAGGATTTTTTCTAAAAATGATTTATCATTTGCTGTTGCAAAATCTTTTAGCATTTTCAGAGCTTTATTATTGTATGATGCAGTTATTCCATAAAATGTAATTTTTTCAGTTCGGTTATGGTTATAATTTTTCAGCCATTGCAAAATATTTTGTGTTTCTTTACTATTATAAATCCAGGAATGCAGCGAATCCAATACCGGTAATGTTGTTTCCTTATCGTTGAGTATATAATCGTTTAATATAGAAACTTCGGGCATTCCGGCATCAATACAAATAATATTGAATTTATTTTCAGAAATCAGGTATTCCGAGATACGCTGTTTCATTAATAATTTATCACTGCTGCCATATGAAAAACCTCCAAGGGCGACAATTTGAGCATTACCAATAATATCATTTATTTTTTTCAAATCATTAAATCCGTTTCCTGCTTCAATTGTTTTAATGGGAATACAATTATTATTCAGCCATTCAACTTCTTTAGGTTCAGGATTTTTTATAACAGGGGCAACGTCATTAATTTTTTCACCATCAATTTTAATTTCAAATTTATCAAACCATACCGTTCCTGTTCCATTTAATAATCCTCCAAATGTGAGAGAATTTGCAGCTGTATCAATGGGCAACGATATTGTATATTTTTTCCAATCGGTTGTTCCTTTTCCTCCCTGCGAATAAGTATTACCATATTTTATAGCATTGTTATGAGGTTTGCTGTCCCATTCTGAACACCATAGCATGGCGCTTCCTTTTAGAATACTGTCTGTTTTTATATATGCTGATATTTGTATGGAATCTTTATCTATAAAATACTCCGATGGTATTGAATTAATAATATTTCCAAAGCCACGATTTTTAGTTTTTTCTTCAGCGCATTTGATCATCACACTATTTTTCCCGGAATATTTAATTAATGAGTCGATTGTAATAAAATAATTTTTTTCATCTTTTTTACTTCCTTGTGCAGCCCCCCATATTTCAGGAAGATTTGTATTTAGCGATTTAACTTCAAAATCAAGATTAAGAAAAATATTTTCTCCTTTACTGTAAACAATTTTTGGTTGCTTAAAAGGAAATTTATAATCAATAAAATACGAATTGTTTTCTTGTTTTATTATTTGTTTTGGTGAAACACTTGAAGTAACAGTTGAATCAGGTTTGTTAAAAAATGCTACAGATAAAGGTGAAGGAATTTTTTGTTCGATATTTTTGTTTGGGCAAGTTGAAATAATTTCAGGAAAATTATATCGCTCCATCTGTCTTGCAATAACCACATTGCTATTTGTAATGAACGAATTCCATAATATAAAAAGAATTACCAAAACAGATAATGAAGAAAAAATCCATGTAAAAAATCCTTTATTAAACCAATTTGAAGAAACATAATTTTTTTCGTATGCAAGTTTTTCTATAAATCTTTTTTCGGAGCCGGATAATTTTTCTTTTGTTTCGCTTTCTGAAAAAACAAATCCTGCCTGCATTTCAAACATCTTCTGCGTTTCTTTCCCGTTGCTGGTATCAAGCAAATGTAATCGCAGAAGTCTGTTGAAATGAGCTGCTGTAATATGTTGCTTTGAGTTATACATTTTGTTTTATATTTTTCATCAACCCTTCATTCATTTTTTCTGTAAGCTTTACTTTTAAACGCTGATGATAAACCTTCAATTGTTCTTCAGGTTTAGCCACATACTTTGCTATTTCTGAATAGGGCATATCCTGCGCTCGTAATAATAACAGCATTCGCTCCCAGTCATCCAATTTTTCAAGTTCCTGTTGTAATAAGGTCATTTTAAAATTGGAATTCTTTTCTTCTTTTGATTCATTCTTATCAAATATTCCCAGGTTTTCCAGGTCATCGTTATAAGTAACATCAAGGAATTCTTTTCTTTTCTCTTTGTCGCGATGATTGTTTTTCAGGAAGTTCATAAATAATGTAAATACGAACGAAGCGAATTTTTCTTCTGAAACAAAATGGTATTTTCCAATACGGTCAACTGTTTTAAAAAGTGTCTGATAAACCAGGTCAGTAGCCGTATCCTCATCAAGCTTCCATGTTTTTATAGCATAATTATTCAGCTTACGTCCATAACGCAGATAAAGAATTTCAATACTTTTCTTTTCTTTCTTTTTTAGAATTTCGTATGTAGGAATTTCATCCTGCTTCATAAACAATCAGCGTTCATGAGTATAAACACAAACAGGTAACAAAATAATAAAAATATTTGAAGAAATAGAAAAAATTACTTTTCTATTATTTCCATAAAGTAACGGAATCCAAGGTCAGTTGCGGATTTTGTATAATGCCCTCTTGATTTTGTTCTTACATCTGCTCCGGGACTTTTCCAACCACCACCGCATGAAATACCTTTTTCCTGTACCATTTCGGCAACATTTCCGCAAACATTATAAAGTCCGTAAGAGTTAGGAAAATATGAGCTTACAGGTGCAGTTAAATCGGCGGCATCCAATAAACTTCCTATACCATTATGTCCGCAATCAAAATCTATCTGATATGATTTTGAAAGCGAATCATATTTTACGCATTCATCGCCAATCCTTCTGAAATTGCACATAAAATGACCATTCTGATATAAATAGGGACCCCATGGATATGCTGAAAAATCAAAGCTTCCGGTTGCCGCTTTTTCCCATTCCTTTTCGGTAGGAAGACGGAATAATACTTTTTTGAATTTACGTTTTGGATTGGAATTATATTTATCGGTAAGCCATTTGCAAAATAGATTTGCCGCGTCGTATGAGATGTTTACAACCGGATAATTTTGATAAGCAGGATGGCGAAAATAATATTCAACCATTGGTTCATTGTATTCTAATTTATCTCGCCAATTCAATGAATCAATTTGAATGTTTTTTAATAAATCCTTTTTATTTTCATTAACAATATCTTTTCCAAAATATCGATATAAAAGATTTGATACCTCAAATTTTCCTGCATACAGCGAATCAGTAATTTTTGCAACAGATTTGTCGATGGTTTTAATACTAAAAACAGGTTCTTTAATTTTCTTTTTATCCTTTGAGACGAAGGACATGAGGAGGAAGGGTAGAATGAAAACTGAAATTAAAATTTGCTTTTTCATTTTTTTATTTTTTGGTTGGATTTTATTTTTCAATTATTTCCCTGATTACGGCCGATGCAATGAAACAACCGAAAACTACAGGCATATACGAAATGGTGCCTACAATTGATTTTTTATTTTTTTCGTTTTCAGTAATTTCAATTGCATTATCATTCACTTCTTCGGGTGAGAATACAACATTAAACCCTGAATAAATCCCGAGTTTATGAATTTTCTTTCGCAGGTAATAACCCAATTTGCAATTGTATGATTCGGAAATATCAGCGATCTGAACTTTTGATGGATCGAATTTTCCACCAGAACCTAGTGAACTGATTAATTTAAGTTTCATTTGCATGCAGTGATATATCAAATAAATTTTTGGCGAAAGTGTATCAATAGCATCAACAACATAGTCGTATTTAGCCATTGTTAACACATCGGTAATTTTTTCGTCTTTGATATATTTATTTACAATGGTGATTTTTAATTTAGGATTGATATCGAGGAGGCGTTGTTGTAAAACCTCTGTTTTAAGCATCCCTTCTGTGCTTACGAGTGCGGGTATTTGCCGGTTTCGGTTGCTGCTGTGAATGGTATCGGAATCAACTAAGGTCATTTTACCTATCCCTGCGCGGCAGAGCATTTCAGCTGCTGCTGCACCTACTCCGCCAATTCCGCAAATAAGGATATGCGTTTTTTTCAACCTGGCGAGATTTTTTTCCCCTACAAGCAATTCTGTTCGTATCAGCCAATCATTT
This sequence is a window from Bacteroidales bacterium. Protein-coding genes within it:
- a CDS encoding erythromycin esterase family protein, whose protein sequence is MYNSKQHITAAHFNRLLRLHLLDTSNGKETQKMFEMQAGFVFSESETKEKLSGSEKRFIEKLAYEKNYVSSNWFNKGFFTWIFSSLSVLVILFILWNSFITNSNVVIARQMERYNFPEIISTCPNKNIEQKIPSPLSVAFFNKPDSTVTSSVSPKQIIKQENNSYFIDYKFPFKQPKIVYSKGENIFLNLDFEVKSLNTNLPEIWGAAQGSKKDEKNYFITIDSLIKYSGKNSVMIKCAEEKTKNRGFGNIINSIPSEYFIDKDSIQISAYIKTDSILKGSAMLWCSEWDSKPHNNAIKYGNTYSQGGKGTTDWKKYTISLPIDTAANSLTFGGLLNGTGTVWFDKFEIKIDGEKINDVAPVIKNPEPKEVEWLNNNCIPIKTIEAGNGFNDLKKINDIIGNAQIVALGGFSYGSSDKLLMKQRISEYLISENKFNIICIDAGMPEVSILNDYILNDKETTLPVLDSLHSWIYNSKETQNILQWLKNYNHNRTEKITFYGITASYNNKALKMLKDFATANDKSFLEKILKSEKQYALLKEKIHLHIIQNSYIDGKLSLKSLKKIEPSLQQISAHFDKNKANYLKTISLTQYEWLKQMIVILKQNITQSLSSYNYYYLFRTDNINWIMKQNPDSKVIIWANNSFVGKENDWLSTGKLLFRDYGNKYASIGFATDSGSFTAYNDSVLSINNLQSSPKGSFEDYFKQCKYPDYIIDIRKKNICDSSSNWLGNEMLFRQLWATVNQKQFNYTKITGKYDAIIFLRNTEHSECFDIGMKKKTSH
- a CDS encoding sigma-70 family RNA polymerase sigma factor is translated as MKQDEIPTYEILKKKEKKSIEILYLRYGRKLNNYAIKTWKLDEDTATDLVYQTLFKTVDRIGKYHFVSEEKFASFVFTLFMNFLKNNHRDKEKRKEFLDVTYNDDLENLGIFDKNESKEEKNSNFKMTLLQQELEKLDDWERMLLLLRAQDMPYSEIAKYVAKPEEQLKVYHQRLKVKLTEKMNEGLMKNIKQNV
- a CDS encoding SUMF1/EgtB/PvdO family nonheme iron enzyme, producing the protein MKKQILISVFILPFLLMSFVSKDKKKIKEPVFSIKTIDKSVAKITDSLYAGKFEVSNLLYRYFGKDIVNENKKDLLKNIQIDSLNWRDKLEYNEPMVEYYFRHPAYQNYPVVNISYDAANLFCKWLTDKYNSNPKRKFKKVLFRLPTEKEWEKAATGSFDFSAYPWGPYLYQNGHFMCNFRRIGDECVKYDSLSKSYQIDFDCGHNGIGSLLDAADLTAPVSSYFPNSYGLYNVCGNVAEMVQEKGISCGGGWKSPGADVRTKSRGHYTKSATDLGFRYFMEIIEK
- a CDS encoding tRNA threonylcarbamoyladenosine dehydratase: MAKTQNDWLIRTELLVGEKNLARLKKTHILICGIGGVGAAAAEMLCRAGIGKMTLVDSDTIHSSNRNRQIPALVSTEGMLKTEVLQQRLLDINPKLKITIVNKYIKDEKITDVLTMAKYDYVVDAIDTLSPKIYLIYHCMQMKLKLISSLGSGGKFDPSKVQIADISESYNCKLGYYLRKKIHKLGIYSGFNVVFSPEEVNDNAIEITENEKNKKSIVGTISYMPVVFGCFIASAVIREIIEK